The following proteins come from a genomic window of Rhodoligotrophos sp. CJ14:
- a CDS encoding MBL fold metallo-hydrolase, with amino-acid sequence MAQQIPLSPEASALDPALDAARRDKTHEIAPDLAYRRLGIVNVIFSGMPAAGDRRWVLIDAGLFGTKGLIKDAAAERFGGEGRPAAIILTHGHFDHVGVLEDLAAEWDVPVYAHPLERPYLEGKAAYPPGDPSVGGGAMAALAKLYPQGPIQLGDRLHTLPEDGSVPHMPGWRWIHTPGHSVGHVSLWRESDRALIAGDAFVTTDQESAYAVAVQRAEMHGPPMYFTTEWDKAGQSVAKLATLKPELVITGHGEPMQGAEMRSALDQLAREFPRVAVPSRGKYLDRPARAEDGSAYCSPA; translated from the coding sequence ATGGCACAGCAAATTCCACTCTCCCCAGAGGCGAGTGCTCTCGATCCGGCACTGGATGCAGCGCGCAGGGACAAGACCCATGAGATCGCCCCCGATCTCGCCTATCGGCGCCTCGGCATTGTCAATGTGATCTTCTCCGGGATGCCGGCAGCCGGTGACAGGCGCTGGGTTCTCATTGATGCTGGCCTCTTCGGCACCAAAGGTTTGATCAAAGATGCGGCTGCCGAGCGTTTCGGGGGTGAGGGACGGCCGGCTGCGATCATCCTCACCCATGGGCACTTCGACCATGTCGGGGTGCTTGAAGATCTCGCGGCCGAATGGGACGTGCCAGTCTATGCACACCCGCTCGAGCGGCCTTATCTCGAGGGCAAGGCCGCCTATCCGCCGGGTGATCCAAGCGTCGGGGGTGGTGCCATGGCGGCACTTGCCAAGCTCTATCCGCAGGGGCCGATCCAGCTCGGGGATAGGTTGCACACCTTACCGGAGGATGGATCCGTGCCGCATATGCCGGGCTGGCGCTGGATCCACACGCCCGGCCATAGTGTCGGTCACGTCTCGCTGTGGCGGGAAAGCGACCGCGCGCTCATCGCGGGCGATGCGTTTGTCACCACGGACCAGGAGTCTGCCTATGCCGTTGCTGTCCAACGCGCGGAGATGCACGGTCCGCCGATGTATTTCACCACCGAATGGGACAAGGCAGGCCAATCGGTTGCAAAGCTTGCCACGCTCAAACCCGAGCTCGTGATTACGGGGCATGGGGAGCCGATGCAGGGTGCCGAAATGCGCAGCGCTTTAGACCAGCTTGCGCGCGAGTTTCCCCGGGTCGCCGTACCGTCGCGCGGCAAGTATCTCGACCGGCCGGCCCGGGCGGAGGATGGCAGCGCCTATTGCAGCCCGGCGTGA